CTTTACCTGAAATTCCTTTACGAGTTTCTTAAAGATTATCTTGATTATGATAAGCAGGATTTCAATTTGCCAGAAGGATTTAAAAAGCTTAAATACCAGCTTGAGGCTGTTGCTGATGCCGAGGCAAAATTGAAAGAACACGGAGGCGTTTTCCTCTCTGATGTTGTTGGTCTTGGCAAAACATTCATTACAGCAATGTTATTGGCAAAACTACAGAAAAAAGTTCTTGTCTTTTCGCCTCCTCACCTTGTTGAGTACTGGGAAGATGTTTTAAGAGATTTTGGTGTTCGTGCAAAGATTGTGTCTTCTGGCCTTTTAAGAAACATTGATCCTAAAGAGTTTACAGATTATGGAGTGGTAGTTGTTGACGAAGCTCACAGATTCAGGAACGAAAATACTCAAAGTTATGAGAATTTGCACATGATATGTAAAGGAAAAAAAGTAATACTGGTAACAGCAACACCTTATAACAACAAACCTTCCGATATAAAAAACCAGCTGTTGTTGTTTCAGGATCGTTACTGTTCTACAATTCCAGGAGTTACAAATTTAGAAGATTTCTTCAGTCGTCTTGAAAATGAAATAAAAAAAGTAAACAGAAAGAAAAATCCTGAAAAATACAAAGAGGTTCTCAAAAATTGTGGAGAGCTAATAAGAACAAAAATTCTTCAATATGTAATGGTCAGAAGAACAAGGAAAGAAGTAGAAAAATTCTTCAAAGACGATTTAAAAGCACAAAATGTCTCTTTTCCCAAAGTAGAACAACCTGAAAGAATATACTACGTTTTAGATGACAAATTAGATAACCTTTATAATAAGACAATAGAAACAATAGCTAACCTTTCATATGCCAGATATAGGCCAGCTCTATATCTTAAAACAAAGTTAAAAGAAAATGATCCAGAATTTATTTCTCAGAAGAACCTTGCAGGGCTTATGAAAACCCTCCTTCTAAAAAGACTTGAAAGCAGCTTTGAAGCTTTTAGAAATACTCTAAGTAAATTTTTATCCTCTCATGAACAGTTCATAAAAATGTTTGAAGAACATGGAAAGCTTTATATAAGTAAGGAAATTGATGTTTATCAGTTGTTAAATGAAGACAATATTGATGAATTACTAAAATTTGTTGAAGAAGAAAGAGTAAAGGAGTATAACGCTAACGACTTATTACCCGAATTTTATGAAAATCTTAAAAACGATACTGAAACAATAAAAAGTCTGCTTGAAGAATGGCATAATGTAAAAGAAGATCCAAAATTAACTAAATTTGTAAAACTTTTAGAACAGGACTCAACTCTTAGTAAAGCGAAAAAATTGC
The sequence above is drawn from the Desulfurobacterium indicum genome and encodes:
- a CDS encoding restriction endonuclease PLD domain-containing protein; protein product: MTNDLTFFTNEEGRCLIDRFKTLFNDTKELDIIVGYFYLSGLYQLEKELEKVDKIRIIVGMQTGREIIDLVEKARNVDESKNKYLEKISEELSSGNYEDTLDKERAIRKFISWISNGKLEIKYYPHSPLHAKLYIFRSRSGIDLGRVITGSSNFTLSGLKDNLEFNVELKNRGDVEFAIERFDSLWENCIDISDEIVETIQKKTWLNDEISPYELYLKFLYEFLKDYLDYDKQDFNLPEGFKKLKYQLEAVADAEAKLKEHGGVFLSDVVGLGKTFITAMLLAKLQKKVLVFSPPHLVEYWEDVLRDFGVRAKIVSSGLLRNIDPKEFTDYGVVVVDEAHRFRNENTQSYENLHMICKGKKVILVTATPYNNKPSDIKNQLLLFQDRYCSTIPGVTNLEDFFSRLENEIKKVNRKKNPEKYKEVLKNCGELIRTKILQYVMVRRTRKEVEKFFKDDLKAQNVSFPKVEQPERIYYVLDDKLDNLYNKTIETIANLSYARYRPALYLKTKLKENDPEFISQKNLAGLMKTLLLKRLESSFEAFRNTLSKFLSSHEQFIKMFEEHGKLYISKEIDVYQLLNEDNIDELLKFVEEERVKEYNANDLLPEFYENLKNDTETIKSLLEEWHNVKEDPKLTKFVKLLEQDSTLSKAKKLLVFTEFSDTADYLEKNLKKNLEIVF